Proteins found in one Sporosarcina sp. FSL K6-3457 genomic segment:
- a CDS encoding GNAT family N-acetyltransferase gives MKIREITPSDSENLVQLIEEVEKTSDFMLFEAGERKISGEQFRKKIESFQDASTILVAERQEKLVGYLIVVAGDANRAKHSAYLVIGITAEHRGQGIGSQLFKQLNAWAKNHQLHRLELTVMESNSAGIALYQKNGFVIEGIKKDSLFVNGKYENEYYMAKLIG, from the coding sequence ATGAAAATAAGAGAAATAACACCAAGTGATTCGGAGAATTTGGTACAACTCATTGAGGAAGTAGAAAAGACTTCAGACTTCATGTTATTTGAAGCGGGTGAAAGAAAAATATCTGGAGAACAATTCCGTAAAAAGATTGAATCATTTCAAGATGCATCAACTATTTTGGTAGCGGAGCGACAGGAGAAATTAGTTGGCTATTTAATTGTAGTGGCAGGAGATGCAAATAGGGCAAAACATTCCGCTTACCTTGTGATAGGTATTACTGCTGAGCATCGAGGACAGGGAATAGGAAGCCAACTATTTAAACAACTCAATGCATGGGCAAAAAATCATCAACTTCACCGTTTGGAACTGACTGTGATGGAAAGTAATTCAGCAGGGATTGCATTGTATCAGAAGAATGGTTTTGTAATTGAAGGTATTAAAAAAGATTCCTTATTCGTAAATGGAAAATATGAGAATGAATACTATATGGCAAAGCTCATTGGATAG
- a CDS encoding DUF1697 domain-containing protein: MTSVALLRGINLGKKNKVDMISLRSLFEQMTYKNVRTYIQTGNVLFDGTSYDIQHIETNLRVTYGFDIPVVVRTMQELLEIQRHPIFSKEQVYVMFLGKDISDEQQALLDELVDDEFVVINKKNIIIALSKSYHQTKYTNTFFEKKLAMHSTARNQNTVNKILTKM; the protein is encoded by the coding sequence ATGACATCAGTTGCTTTACTTAGAGGCATTAACCTGGGGAAGAAAAACAAAGTAGATATGATATCTTTAAGATCTCTCTTCGAACAAATGACCTATAAAAATGTTCGTACATATATTCAAACGGGCAATGTTCTTTTTGATGGGACATCCTATGACATTCAACACATCGAAACAAACTTACGGGTTACATACGGGTTTGATATTCCTGTTGTTGTACGAACGATGCAGGAGCTACTGGAGATTCAGCGACACCCTATTTTTTCAAAGGAACAAGTATACGTTATGTTTCTAGGAAAGGACATTTCTGATGAACAACAAGCTTTGCTAGATGAGTTAGTCGATGATGAATTTGTCGTTATCAATAAGAAGAATATCATTATTGCTTTATCGAAAAGCTACCATCAAACAAAATACACAAATACCTTTTTCGAAAAGAAGTTAGCTATGCATTCAACCGCGCGTAATCAAAATACGGTGAATAAGATTCTGACTAAAATGTAA
- a CDS encoding aldo/keto reductase, with amino-acid sequence MKYNQIKHTDLNVSNIIMGNMRLPQLSLPEIEQLIRTALDEGINFFDHADIYGQGRSEELFAEAIQMNSRIREKMIIQSKCGIKGQENYFDFSKGHILDSVDGILKRLQTDYLDLLLLHRPDPLMEPEEVAEAFEALHSSGKVKNFGVSNHNPAQIELLQKYTPHKLVVNQVQFSIAHTPMIDAGIALNMNTDQAINRDSSVLEYCRLHDIQLQAWSPFQSGFFEGPFLGDLEKYAELNKVIDDIAAHYNVTNTAIATAWITRHPANIQVVLGTTNPQRLKDACAGANIKLTRKEWYDIYKAAGNMVP; translated from the coding sequence ATGAAATACAACCAAATTAAACATACTGATCTAAATGTCTCGAATATCATTATGGGCAATATGCGCTTGCCACAGCTGTCATTACCAGAAATTGAGCAACTAATCCGAACAGCACTTGATGAGGGAATTAACTTCTTTGATCATGCCGATATTTACGGGCAAGGTCGCAGTGAAGAATTATTTGCTGAAGCTATTCAAATGAATTCGAGGATCCGTGAGAAAATGATTATACAAAGTAAATGTGGTATTAAAGGCCAGGAAAACTACTTTGATTTTTCTAAAGGGCATATCCTTGACTCAGTCGATGGTATCTTAAAGCGGTTACAAACGGATTACTTGGATCTACTATTGTTGCATCGTCCTGATCCATTGATGGAGCCTGAAGAGGTTGCGGAAGCATTTGAGGCCTTACATAGTAGTGGAAAGGTAAAAAATTTTGGTGTGTCCAATCATAATCCAGCGCAGATTGAGCTATTGCAAAAATATACGCCACATAAATTAGTCGTCAACCAGGTTCAATTCAGCATCGCTCATACGCCGATGATTGACGCGGGCATTGCATTGAACATGAATACCGATCAAGCCATTAATCGCGATAGTAGTGTACTCGAATATTGCCGTTTACATGATATTCAGCTACAAGCATGGTCACCATTCCAAAGTGGCTTCTTTGAAGGCCCGTTTCTCGGTGATTTAGAGAAGTATGCAGAGTTGAATAAAGTAATTGACGATATTGCTGCTCATTACAATGTAACGAATACAGCCATTGCGACAGCTTGGATTACCCGTCATCCGGCCAACATCCAAGTCGTGTTGGGAACAACGAATCCCCAGCGCTTAAAAGACGCATGCGCAGGCGCAAACATTAAACTAACGAGAAAAGAATGGTATGACATTTATAAGGCTGCAGGGAATATGGTGCCTTGA
- a CDS encoding class I SAM-dependent methyltransferase: protein MLSKQGFDLWANDYDQTVQVSENNDLYPFAGYKKIINTIFNEVMQQKQSKVLDIGFGTAVLASKLYDHGHELDGLDFSAKMIAIAQAKMPMANLLEWDISNGLPENIVVNQYDAIISTYTLHHLTDEDKLTFITNLLPLLSEGGKIFIGDIAFQTRVALQLCRDASLAYWDDDEFYFVAAEMTAALKNECTCEFYPLSHCGGVFVIAR, encoded by the coding sequence ATGTTAAGTAAGCAAGGATTCGATTTATGGGCCAATGATTATGATCAAACGGTGCAGGTCAGTGAGAATAATGATTTATATCCGTTTGCTGGTTACAAGAAAATCATAAATACCATTTTCAATGAAGTCATGCAACAGAAGCAGTCAAAGGTTTTGGATATAGGGTTTGGGACAGCTGTTTTAGCAAGTAAATTATATGATCATGGTCATGAGTTAGATGGCTTAGATTTTTCGGCGAAGATGATTGCAATTGCGCAGGCTAAAATGCCGATGGCGAATTTACTAGAGTGGGATATTTCAAACGGTTTACCGGAAAACATCGTAGTCAATCAGTATGATGCCATTATTAGCACATATACTTTACATCATTTAACAGATGAAGATAAATTAACATTTATCACAAATTTGCTGCCTTTACTTTCAGAGGGTGGAAAAATATTCATCGGTGATATCGCTTTTCAAACACGTGTAGCACTTCAATTATGTAGAGACGCTAGTCTAGCTTATTGGGATGACGATGAATTTTATTTTGTTGCTGCTGAAATGACAGCAGCGCTAAAAAATGAGTGTACATGCGAATTTTATCCGCTTTCCCATTGCGGCGGCGTGTTCGTCATTGCACGGTAA
- a CDS encoding NlpC/P60 family protein: protein MTKKLLANLLAIFVVFTTISSASAAPLFKDVGDNFSAKAELDYLAIQGIITADPTSDFNVNKEITRLEASAMMIQALGLETEDRPAPNFNDVTPEGEDYNIIATIADEGIMSGNANGEFMPNNPLTRGQMAAILVNAFNLEGTSDYAFRDVPETYWASDAIKTLFANNITTGYADNTYQPTAFITKTNFAVFLARILNPDLQQVKTCYKPNNAKTHIVNVQVTTLWKQPDKNRVVDRPSLTSPTDVGEWAKSLSVNQKLWLVGKIDTQALYGQEVTILKSSGNWYQIAVKDQYVPHNKSGYPGWVPKSHITEVYPNYEDCPIAIVDAAVAKLYNEPKLSDKYSFMDISYTTILPVLKEEKDWLHVQTPANGVKYLRKQDAKTFENYAAVPKPSQQDIVNSAKKFLGLPYLWAGTSGFGFDCSGIIHSVYKNHGIIIPRDSFVQATHGTPVAKNNLQSGDLMFFAYNGGKGKVYHVGMYIGDGKMLHAPNSSRKVEIIPIDIGIYKTNYSGARRYLQQ, encoded by the coding sequence ATGACCAAAAAATTACTAGCAAATTTACTAGCCATTTTCGTTGTATTTACCACAATTAGCAGTGCATCTGCTGCACCATTATTCAAAGATGTAGGTGACAACTTTTCGGCAAAAGCCGAACTAGATTATTTAGCTATACAGGGGATTATCACAGCTGATCCGACAAGTGATTTCAACGTCAATAAAGAAATCACTCGTTTGGAAGCATCCGCCATGATGATTCAGGCACTTGGGCTTGAAACGGAGGATCGACCAGCACCCAATTTCAATGACGTTACCCCTGAGGGCGAAGACTATAACATCATTGCAACAATAGCTGATGAAGGTATTATGAGTGGCAATGCAAACGGCGAGTTCATGCCGAATAACCCATTGACGAGAGGGCAAATGGCAGCAATCCTTGTCAATGCATTCAATTTGGAAGGAACATCTGATTACGCTTTTCGTGATGTACCGGAAACCTACTGGGCATCTGATGCTATCAAAACCTTATTTGCCAATAACATTACAACAGGCTATGCAGATAATACATATCAGCCAACAGCATTCATAACAAAAACGAATTTTGCTGTCTTCTTGGCGCGCATTCTTAACCCAGACCTTCAACAGGTCAAAACTTGTTACAAGCCGAACAATGCAAAAACACATATCGTTAATGTGCAAGTGACAACGCTTTGGAAACAACCTGATAAAAATCGTGTAGTCGATCGTCCTTCATTAACAAGCCCAACAGATGTCGGGGAATGGGCGAAAAGTTTGAGTGTCAATCAGAAATTATGGCTAGTTGGCAAAATTGATACACAAGCTTTATATGGTCAGGAAGTTACAATCTTAAAAAGTAGCGGCAATTGGTACCAAATTGCTGTCAAAGACCAATACGTACCGCACAACAAATCCGGCTATCCAGGATGGGTTCCTAAATCACATATTACCGAAGTCTATCCGAATTATGAAGATTGCCCAATCGCTATTGTCGATGCAGCTGTTGCCAAGCTATACAACGAGCCGAAGCTATCCGATAAATATAGTTTTATGGATATCAGCTATACGACGATTTTGCCAGTACTAAAAGAAGAGAAGGATTGGCTACACGTTCAAACGCCAGCCAACGGTGTAAAATATTTACGTAAACAGGATGCTAAAACGTTCGAAAACTATGCAGCCGTTCCAAAACCATCGCAACAAGATATCGTCAACAGTGCGAAGAAGTTTCTTGGTTTACCGTATCTATGGGCGGGGACATCTGGCTTTGGCTTCGACTGCTCTGGAATTATCCATTCCGTGTATAAAAATCATGGCATCATTATCCCTCGTGATTCCTTTGTGCAAGCAACGCATGGTACACCAGTCGCCAAAAATAATCTGCAGTCAGGAGACCTGATGTTTTTTGCATACAATGGAGGTAAAGGAAAAGTGTATCATGTTGGCATGTACATTGGAGATGGTAAAATGCTTCACGCGCCGAATTCCAGTCGGAAAGTTGAAATCATTCCCATCGATATCGGCATATACAAAACAAATTACTCCGGAGCAAGACGCTATTTACAACAATAA
- a CDS encoding stalk domain-containing protein, with amino-acid sequence MKKMSTIALAALLAGSTLGGYSALAQEDSTPAITDKEQEEVQNTTNYMKATGVIQEIEKETDGIRLTIENEDKLIMILRINDESLLFNSTTTNQLKLADLKKGAIVEAYYDKNKPMIMIYPATVTPEIVIVKDEKDFGSVKIGQFDKNYLSLDGELKLNIGEETPLFNQQGEAIEMKDLQGKELMVFYSITTMSLPPQTPPTKVIALDDISEEAPEVTPELEEKPDVTTGVEEIIANDHYMKNGVKMIPLRKVAEHLGYNVLSQPKTNGALVTLQNSSFTITRGEKMYGYNKSLRQFEVAPELKGMKTYVSEDFLELLIQN; translated from the coding sequence ATGAAAAAAATGAGTACAATTGCATTAGCGGCATTACTAGCAGGTAGCACACTAGGTGGCTATTCAGCACTTGCACAGGAGGATAGTACGCCAGCTATAACGGACAAAGAGCAGGAAGAAGTACAAAATACAACAAATTACATGAAAGCTACGGGTGTTATTCAAGAAATTGAAAAAGAAACAGATGGCATTAGACTAACGATTGAAAATGAAGATAAACTGATTATGATTTTACGTATCAATGATGAATCTCTTCTATTCAATAGCACAACAACAAATCAATTGAAACTAGCAGACTTGAAAAAAGGTGCAATAGTAGAAGCTTACTATGATAAAAACAAACCAATGATCATGATTTATCCAGCAACAGTGACGCCTGAAATCGTCATCGTTAAAGATGAAAAAGATTTTGGATCAGTCAAAATTGGTCAATTCGATAAAAATTACCTTAGCCTCGACGGCGAATTAAAATTGAACATTGGTGAAGAAACACCACTATTTAATCAACAGGGTGAAGCAATCGAAATGAAAGATTTACAAGGCAAAGAATTGATGGTCTTTTACTCAATTACGACAATGAGTTTACCACCACAAACACCGCCAACTAAAGTGATTGCCTTGGATGATATAAGTGAAGAAGCACCTGAGGTAACACCAGAACTAGAAGAAAAACCTGACGTAACGACTGGTGTGGAAGAAATTATCGCCAATGATCATTATATGAAAAACGGCGTTAAAATGATTCCACTTCGTAAAGTAGCTGAGCACCTTGGTTACAATGTTCTATCTCAACCAAAGACTAATGGTGCACTCGTTACACTCCAAAACAGTTCATTCACAATTACGCGTGGTGAAAAAATGTATGGTTATAATAAAAGTCTTCGTCAATTTGAAGTAGCACCTGAACTCAAGGGGATGAAAACATATGTCTCGGAAGATTTCCTTGAGCTATTGATCCAAAACTAA
- a CDS encoding ferritin: MISQRLADALNKQLNNEFDAAHAYMAMAAYCEHNNYSGFANYYLQQAEEERFHAMKIYNYLNDRGIQAKFSATSEPKIDFNSILDTFESGLLQEKAVTKNFYELTDLAWEEKEHATISFLRWFLDEQVEEEASFDTHIEYLKRIGEDKNALFIYEKELGQRQFSPETGE, from the coding sequence ATGATTAGTCAACGATTAGCAGATGCACTTAACAAACAATTGAACAACGAATTCGATGCCGCTCACGCCTATATGGCAATGGCCGCTTATTGTGAACACAATAATTACAGTGGCTTTGCCAATTATTATCTCCAACAGGCAGAAGAAGAACGTTTTCACGCTATGAAAATCTATAATTATTTGAATGACCGTGGCATTCAAGCTAAATTTTCTGCCACATCTGAACCTAAAATCGATTTCAATTCTATTTTAGATACATTTGAATCTGGCTTGCTCCAAGAAAAAGCAGTGACGAAAAACTTCTATGAGCTTACTGATCTTGCTTGGGAAGAAAAAGAACATGCGACGATTTCATTTTTAAGATGGTTCTTGGACGAGCAAGTCGAAGAAGAAGCATCCTTTGATACACATATCGAGTATTTAAAACGTATTGGTGAAGATAAGAATGCATTATTCATTTATGAAAAAGAGCTTGGCCAACGTCAATTCTCTCCTGAAACTGGAGAATAA
- a CDS encoding TetR/AcrR family transcriptional regulator: protein MQTQSTSDRIIDATIELTSKKGYKAATTKAIAELAGVNEVTIFRHFGNKRGILKAVIQRFSYGPLLQKIIKEKVIWDLETDLYNFSKEYQDYLMSIKDFVLIGFKEANAFPEIDEEIANIPLFIKKELIDYLCEMKKRGKLAEVNVEATVMSLIALNFGFFISRARLGLNVTQLSTEALLTTSIGIFSRGLAP from the coding sequence TTGCAGACACAATCGACTTCAGATCGAATTATTGATGCTACAATCGAGCTTACTAGTAAAAAAGGATATAAAGCCGCGACTACGAAAGCCATTGCTGAATTGGCTGGGGTCAATGAGGTAACCATTTTCCGTCACTTTGGTAACAAACGAGGGATCTTGAAGGCTGTTATCCAGCGATTTTCATATGGTCCGTTATTGCAAAAAATTATCAAAGAAAAAGTCATTTGGGATTTAGAAACAGACCTCTATAACTTTTCAAAGGAATACCAGGATTATTTAATGTCGATAAAAGATTTTGTATTAATCGGTTTTAAAGAGGCTAATGCATTCCCAGAAATCGATGAAGAAATCGCAAATATACCTTTATTCATAAAAAAGGAACTAATCGACTATCTTTGTGAAATGAAAAAAAGGGGTAAGTTAGCAGAAGTGAATGTCGAGGCGACGGTCATGTCTTTAATCGCTTTAAATTTTGGATTTTTCATTTCCCGCGCCCGTTTAGGTTTAAATGTTACGCAGCTATCAACAGAAGCATTGTTGACGACCAGTATTGGTATTTTTTCTAGGGGTCTAGCTCCCTAG
- a CDS encoding 5' nucleotidase, NT5C type, whose translation MKRIAIDMDEVITHFSTSCLELFNKEFDENYTTEDLQGKLLVELDARFADTVDSYLANDSFFLDLKVIKDSQNVIQKLSSYYEIYIVTAAMEFPASLAPKYQWLKQHFSFLDDKKFVFCGDKSIIHADYLIDDTPSHLDTFSGQGILFTAPHNRDITGYTRLNNWQEVAAYFLNL comes from the coding sequence ATGAAGCGAATTGCAATTGATATGGATGAAGTAATTACCCATTTCAGTACAAGCTGTTTGGAGCTATTCAATAAGGAATTCGATGAGAATTATACAACTGAAGATTTACAGGGGAAATTATTAGTAGAGTTGGACGCTAGATTTGCAGACACGGTAGATTCCTATTTAGCAAATGACTCATTTTTTCTAGATTTAAAAGTAATCAAGGACAGTCAAAATGTAATCCAAAAGTTAAGTTCTTACTATGAAATTTATATTGTCACGGCGGCAATGGAATTTCCAGCATCTCTAGCTCCAAAGTATCAATGGTTGAAACAGCATTTCAGTTTTTTGGATGACAAGAAATTCGTTTTTTGTGGAGATAAAAGTATTATTCATGCAGATTATTTAATTGATGATACACCGAGCCATTTAGACACATTTTCGGGACAGGGCATACTGTTTACAGCACCGCATAATCGTGATATAACGGGCTATACTCGCCTCAACAATTGGCAAGAGGTCGCAGCTTATTTTTTAAATCTATAA
- a CDS encoding YhgE/Pip domain-containing protein: MMNGLKALFQVRETYIGIAAAIAFQLIFFSVWMTAYDGVNDRVKNLSIGVVNEDDGMGQEIALQIQQQAPFAFKTYTSIEQAQSAMNERKIEMIIQIPASLTESIQTGSETNIIYWINQSNASLTKTMMETTAFHLHEQVNRGFYPLQKNEAASVFTQQLQQLPMQTELADAIGEAVVLTLHSIQDQPIGSAVRKTNDVDGFAANLVPLMVIISSFVGAMVMVMQHEAAASLIHERVSKWQLFFARQIINIGVAFLLPLLTTGLMGIFNISSQEHFLTIYTFQAILFWSFLSLAQVFVLAFGNLGMIFNILALSLQLVTSGVLVPTALLSDGYAKVASWLPATYGADGYYTIIFGGSASSITNNLQSLAIIIAVSLIISFGTVALKRDKKVSIMQDSSESKIIPRPIR, translated from the coding sequence ATGATGAATGGATTAAAAGCTTTATTTCAAGTACGGGAAACGTATATAGGAATTGCTGCGGCAATTGCTTTTCAGCTTATTTTCTTCAGTGTATGGATGACAGCCTATGATGGTGTCAATGATCGTGTCAAGAACTTATCGATTGGAGTGGTGAATGAGGATGATGGAATGGGGCAAGAAATTGCTTTGCAAATTCAACAGCAGGCGCCATTTGCATTCAAAACGTATACATCCATCGAACAAGCACAATCTGCTATGAACGAACGAAAAATTGAAATGATTATTCAAATTCCAGCATCACTAACGGAATCGATTCAAACAGGTTCCGAAACTAATATCATCTATTGGATTAACCAGTCGAATGCTAGTCTTACAAAAACAATGATGGAAACGACCGCGTTTCATCTTCATGAGCAAGTGAATCGAGGCTTCTACCCTTTACAAAAAAATGAAGCAGCATCTGTATTTACACAGCAATTGCAACAACTACCTATGCAAACAGAACTAGCAGATGCAATAGGTGAAGCAGTGGTACTGACACTCCATTCTATCCAAGATCAACCGATTGGATCGGCTGTTCGGAAAACAAATGATGTGGATGGATTTGCGGCTAATTTAGTTCCACTTATGGTCATCATTTCATCCTTTGTTGGCGCGATGGTGATGGTTATGCAGCATGAAGCGGCCGCTAGTTTAATACACGAGCGTGTTTCGAAGTGGCAATTGTTTTTTGCTAGACAAATCATTAATATCGGGGTCGCCTTTTTACTCCCCCTCTTAACTACGGGCTTGATGGGTATTTTTAATATTTCAAGTCAGGAACATTTTCTCACGATTTATACCTTTCAAGCCATCTTGTTTTGGTCTTTCTTATCGTTAGCACAAGTATTTGTACTGGCGTTTGGAAATCTCGGCATGATATTTAATATTTTGGCACTCTCTCTACAACTTGTTACTTCTGGGGTACTTGTCCCCACAGCGCTGCTTTCTGATGGGTATGCAAAGGTCGCTTCATGGTTGCCTGCAACTTATGGAGCGGATGGCTATTACACGATTATTTTTGGTGGCAGTGCTTCTAGTATTACTAATAATCTGCAATCCCTTGCGATTATCATTGCTGTGAGTTTGATCATTTCATTCGGAACAGTCGCTCTTAAACGTGATAAAAAAGTATCGATTATGCAGGACTCTTCAGAAAGTAAAATAATCCCCCGACCAATTCGTTGA